From a single Budorcas taxicolor isolate Tak-1 chromosome X, Takin1.1, whole genome shotgun sequence genomic region:
- the LOC128070559 gene encoding melanoma-associated antigen E2, which yields MSLVSKNACHRSAETTADYSDFHGEMQATDASGLPVSMIVPDAPQGPQAPVDPQVASASQAAQDPKDLDMLIDEQSRRLGALRVHDPLEDRSIALVNFMRMKSQIEGSIQQTEMLEFLREYSDQFPEILRRASAHLDRVFGLNLRVLDPQADTYNLISKRGLQTNDWIAESLDMPKAGLLALVLGHILLNGNRARETSIWDLLLKVDVLGEPQRINIPFGNTRNLLTTDFVRMRFLEYWPVYGTNPLEFEFLWGSRAHKEITKMEALKFVAEAHDEEPWSWPEEYNKALEADKAKERSQAAGLEFWSEDTMNDKANDLVQLAINVTEELLPIHQDELLAHTGKEFEDVFPNILSRATLILDLFYGFSLIEVDTSEHIYLLVQQPESEEEQMMLESLGRPTQEYVMPILGLIFLMGNRVKEANVWNLLRRFGVDVGRKHAITCKLMRQRYLECRPLSYSNPVEYELLWGPRAHLETTKMKALEYMARLYRKQPQDWPEQYREAVEDEEARARSEATAMFFFGPM from the coding sequence ATGTCTCTGGTAAGCAAGAATGCGTGTCACCGCAGCGCAGAGACCACTGCAGATTACAGCGACTTCCATGGTGAGATGCAGGCTACTGATGCCTCTGGGCTCCCCGTCTCCATGATAGTTCCTGATGCCCCCCAGGGCCCTCAGGCGCCGGTCGACCCTCAGGTTGCCAGCGCTTCCCAGGCTGCGCAGGACCCAAAAGACCTCGATATGCTGATTGATGAGCAGTCCCGACGTTTGGGGGCGCTCAGGGTGCACGATCCTCTAGAAGACAGGTCGATTGCTTTGGTGAATTTCATGCGCATGAAAAGCCAAATCGAGGGGTCTATTCAGCAGACAGAGATGCTGGAGTTCCTCAGAGAATACTCAGATCAGTTCCCTGAGATCCTCAGACGAGCCTCAGCCCATCTGGATCGGGTCTTTGGGTTGAATCTGAGGGTTCTTGATCCCCAAGCTGACACCTACAACCTAATCAGCAAACGGGGTCTCCAGACCAATGATTGGATAGCAGAATCCCTGGACATGCCAAAGGCAGGTCTCTTGGCCTTGGTCCTAGGTCACATTCTCCTAAATGGTAACCGAGCAAGAGAGACCTCCATTTGGGATCTGTTGCTAAAGGTTGATGTATTAGGTGAGCCCCAGAGGATCAACATCCCCTTTGGGAACACAAGGAACCTCCTAACTACTGACTTTGTGCGTATGCGATTCTTGGAGTACTGGCCAGTTTATGGCACTAATCCCCTCGAATTTGAGTTCTTGTGGGGTTCTAGAGCCCacaaagaaatcacaaagatgGAAGCCCTGAAGTTTGTGGCAGAGGCCCATGATGAAGAACCCTGGAGCTGGCCAGAAGAATATAATAAGGCCCTAGAAGCTGACAAGGCCAAAGAAAGAAGCCAGGCTGCTGGCTTAGAGTTCTGGTCAGAAGACACTATGAATGATAAGGCAAATGATTTGGTCCAGTTGGCCATTAATGTCACAGAGGAGTTGCTACCTATACATCAGGATGAGCTATTAGCTCACACTGGCAAAGAATTTGAGGATGTGTTTCCAAATATCCTCAGTCGAGCTACTCTAATACTTGATCTGTTCTATGGGTTCTCTCTGATTGAGGTTGATACCAGTGAGCACATTTACCTCCTTGTCCAGCAACCAGAATCAGAAGAAGAGCAAATGATGCTAGAGAGCCTGGGGAGACCCACTCAAGAATATGTGATGCCAATCCTGGGTTTGATCTTCCTGATGGGCAACCGTGTCAAAGAGGCCAATGTCTGGAATTTGCTTCGGAGATTTGGTGTGGATGTAGGGAGAAAGCATGCCATCACCTGCAAACTTATGAGACAGCGCTACTTGGAATGCAGGCCACTCTCCTATTCTAATCCAGTTGAATATGAGCTTCTATGGGGTCCTCGAGCTCACCTTGAAACCACCAAAATGAAAGCCCTGGAGTATATGGCCAGGCTCTACAGAAAACAACCACAGGATTGGCCAGAGCAATATAGGGAGGCTGTTGAAGATGAGGAGGCCAGAGCCAGATCTGAGGCAACTGCCATGTTCTTCTTTGGCCCCATGTGA